CCGAGATCTGGATCTCGCTGGCGCTGCCCGGTGTGGTGATCGCCCTCGTGATCGCGGTCCTCTCGCAGATCGTGACGCCGCTGCTCGGCTTCCGCGCCGCCGTGAATCCGCTGCTGGTGTTGGTCGGGATGCTCTTGGCCTGCACAGCCTTCGTCGCCCTTGCCTGGTGGACTGCGGCGTGGACCCGCAACGCAGAGGCAGCGCAGCTCACCAGCGCACCCGTGCTCCTGATCGGCATGGCGGGCCTGATCCGCGCCGTGTTGCCTGAAAAGGCGCAGGACTATGTGTTGGCCCTGCCAGGTGCGGCTCTGGACAAGCTGGTGCAAACGGCCTGGTTTGGTCTCGATGCAGAGGGTTCGCGCCTCTCCTTCTCGGACACGTTTGCCGCTGCTGGCCCATCGCTGGGTGTGTTGCTCGCCTGGACCCTGGCGGCGACCTGGCTGGCGAAGCGGTCGATGCATTGGGAGCCGCGCCCGTGAGTGATCAGCCGGAGAAGTCGGGAAGGATGGACGCCGTGCCTTCCTTCCCGCTTCCCCAGCTGCGCTGGGCATCGCGCAGTCCAGCCGAGCGGGTGTGGCTCTACACGGCGGTTTCTCTCTATCTGGTCTACCTCTTCTTCATGGTCCTGCTCGGACTTGTCGTCGTCGGCACGCTGCGCTCCGATGCCGACCTCGCCATCGCCATCGGATTGGCTCTGGCGCTCTCGGCTGGGGGGTTGTGGTCGCTCGATGACTTGATGCGTACGTCTGGGCGGGCGTGGCCGCGACTGCCCGCACTGATCCTTCTCGCAGTGGCGACGCTGGCGGCAGGCGCGTTCGTGGCGACACTGCCACGCGACCCAGCGTTCAACATGGTGATGCTGGTGGTCTGCGCGTGGTCCTGGTGGGTCGGCGCCGTCGCGGACCGACGCGCATGGTGGGCTCTCGCCTCGGCCAGCGCGGCACTTGGCTGGTGGGCCAGTCAGCAGGCGGATCGCACGGCGTACGCGGTCGGTGTCTCAATGTTCTTGATGTTCACCGTCAGCAGCTCGGTGTGGCTGATGAACCTGGTGCGCGAGTTGGAGGACGCCCGCGCCACCGCAGCCGCGCTCGCCGTCGCGGAGGAGAGATTGCGCTTCTCACGTGACGTCCACGATGTCATGGGCCGTCGCCTGTCCGAGATTGCCGTGCAGGCCGAACTCGCCACGGCGTACGTCACCCGTGGCGACCAACGGGCTGCAAGCTCGATCGCAGACGTGCGAGCAACCGCGCATGCTGCTCTGCGGGAGGCACGGGAGTTGGCTCGTGGTTATCGTCCAGTCGACTTGGCCCAAGAACTCCAAGGTGCGCGCGCTCTGCTCCAATCCGCTGGCATCACCACAGACGTCGATGTGGTGGGGATGCCTAAGCAATGGGCTGAACCGGCCGCCCGCGTGGTGCGTGAATGCGTCACCAACGTGCTTCGACACTCGCGCGCCGGATGGGTAAGGATTGCGTACGCCGATGGGGTGCTGACCATCGAAAACGACGGCGCGGGGACTGCAGCCCGCAAACCCAGCGGCAGCGGGTTGCGCGCCTTGCGCGACCTGGCGATCGAGCACGGTGGGACGCTGGAGACCACCCACGACGGCGACACTTTCACCGTCAAACTTCTGGTCGAGGAGGCTCGATGATCCGCGTGCTGCTCGTGGATGACGAAAACCTGATCCGTGGCGCGCTCGCGCAGATGCTCGATCTGGAGGACGACCTCGAGGTGGTTGCCCAGGCGGCTTCGGTGACCGACGGGTTGTCGCAGGCCCTGGACGTGCGGCCCGACGTCGCGGTGCTCGATCTGCAATTACCTGACGGCGACGGCATCAGTCTCGCCGAGCGGCTCGGGCGAGAATTGCCAAGTTGCCAATGCCTCATCGTGACCAGCCATGGTCGGCCGGGCTATCTCAAACGCGCGCTGGCCGTTGGGGTGAAGGGCTTCCTGCCCAAGACCACGTCGGCGGCGACGCTTTCGGAGGTCGTACGCAAGGTGCACGCCGGCGGACGGCACGTCGACCCCGATCTGGCCGCCGAGGCGATCGCTGCGGGGGACTCTCCGCTCACTCCACGCGAGGCCGATGCACTCGAAGCTGCCGCGGATGGTGCCCCGGTCGAGGAGATTGCGGCTCGAGTGCATCTCTCGGCCGGCACCGTGCGCAACTACCTTTCCAGCGCGGCTGCCAAGCTGGGAGCCGCCAACCGGCACGAGGCGGTCGCAACTGCTCGCCGGATGGGGTGGATCTGAGGCTGCGGGCTCGCCGGGGCCTGATCAGCGACCGCGATGCTGCGGCATCCCGGAGGCTCGCAAGCCGCCCGGGCCGTGCGAGTAGTGCACCCGCGTCTGGCGGTAGGCCGCGCTCCAGGTGCTCGGCGTCTTCTTCGGGCTTTCGGCCGATCCCGAGCCGAGCGCGCTGACCACCGCCACGATCGCGGCGATCTCTTCGTCGGTCGCGTTCGGGGTGATGATGCGGAGCCTCGGCTCCTCGGCTCCCTCGCTCACAGCGGGATGTTTCCGTGCTTCTTGGCCGGCAGCACGGCCCGCTTCGTACGCAGCATCCGCAGCGCCCGGACTACTTCTGGGCGGGTGTTGCGCGGGCTGATCACGCCGTCGATGTAGAGCCGCTCGGCGGCTTCGTACGGGTTGGCGAGCTTGGTGTCGTACTCGTCGATCAACTCCGCGCGCAGCGCCTCGGGGTCCTCGGCGCCCTTCAACTCGTGGCGATACAAGATGTTGACCGCACCTTGCGCACCCATCACCGCGATCTGCGCCGTGGGCCAGGCCAGGTTGATGTCGGCACCGAGGTGCTTGGAGCCCATCACGTCGTACGCCCCGCCGTACGCCTTGCGCGTGATGATCGTGACCAGCGGCACGGTGGCCTCGGAGTAGGCGTAGATCAACTTCGCGCCGCGGCGGATGATGCCGGTGTGTTCCTGAGCGACCCCGGGCAGGAAGCCGGGCACGTCGACGAAGGTCAGCACGGGCAGGTTGAACGCATCGCAGAAACGTACGAACCGCGCGGCCTTCTCGGACGCGTCGATGTCCAATGTGCCCGCGAACTGCATCGGCTGGTTGGCCACGACGCCGACCGGGCGACCCTCGACTCGGCCGAAGCCGGTGATGATGTTGGGCGCGAACAACTCCATCGACTCCAGGAACTCCTGGTCGTCGAGGACCGTGTTGATCACGTCGTGCATGTCGTACGGCTGGTTGGGCGAGTCCGGGATGATCGTGTCGAGCGCGTGGTCGAGGTCGGTCAACTCGAAGTCGGCTTGCTCGTCGTAGATGACCGGTTCGTCGAGGTTGTTCTGCGGTAGGTACGACAGCAGCGCGCGGACGTATTCGATCGCGTCCTCCTCGTCGGAGGCCATGTAGTGGCTGTTGCCCGACTTGGTCGAGTGCGCGCGCGCACCGCCGAGGTCCTCCATGGTGACGTCTTCGCCGGTGACCGTCTTGATCACGTCGGGTCCGGTGATGAACATCGCCGACGTCTGGTCGACCATCACGGTGAAGTCGGTGACCGCGGGGGAGTAGACGTGGCCGCCCGCGCAGTTGCCCATGATCATCGAGATCTGCGGGATCACCCCCGAGGCGTGCACGTTGCGCTTGAAGATCTCGCCATACAAGCCGAGCGAGACCACACCCTCCTGGATGCGAGCGCCCGCGCCCTCGTTGATGCCGATGATCGGCATCCCGGTCTTGATCGCCAGGTCCATGACCTTGCAGATCTTCTCGCCGTACACCTGGCCGAGCGAGCCGCCGAAGATCGAGAAGTCCTGGGAGAAGACCGCCACCTGGCGTCCGTCGATCTCACCGAAACCGGTGACGACGCCGTCGCCGTACGGGCGCTTCTTCTCCAGGCCGAAGTTGGTCGACCGGTGCCGGGCGAGCTCGTCGAGTTCGACGAAGGTGCCCTCGTCGAAGAGCATCTCGATCCGCTCACGCGCGGACTTGCGGCCCTTCTTGTGCTGCTTCTCGCGCGCCTGCTCGTCCATCATCCGGCGAGCCTCGTCGAGCATCTGCTCCTTTTGGGCCAGCCGGCCTGCGGTGGTGTGCAGGTCGATGTCGGATTCCGTGGTGGGCTCAGCAGTCACTCGTGGCTCCTAGCGGTGGTGGCGTGGCCCGGCTCGCCTGCGCCGGACGCATAGGCCAATCTAGTCGTGTGACGAGGCCCGCGGTTCAGCGCCCACCCCTTGATGCGTCGCAGCTGGCGGGGGTGGCGTCGTACGACGTGCGCATCTCGGCTCAGGACCCCTCCACCAACGCCACCGCAGCCGAGTTGGCACGCTCTGGAGAGCCCGCCGGTGTGGTCGTGGTCACCGAGCATCAGACGGCCGGACGCGGCCGACTGGACCGGGTTTGGGAGACGCCCGCACGCTCCGCGCTGACCTTCTCGGTGATCTTGCGTCCCGACCTGCCGCCGGCGTCGTGGCCCTGGCTCCCGCTGCTCAGCGGGGTCGCCGTCGTGTCGGCCCTGCGCGAGTTCGGCGTACGCGCGTCACTGAAGTGGCCCAACGACGTCCTCCTGGGCGACCGCAAGGTAGCCGGGCTGCTCGCCGAACGTGTCGAGACCGACACCGGGCCGGCAGCAGTGCTCGGGATCGGGATCAACGTCTCGACCGCGGCCGAGGAACTGCCCGTCGAGACGGCCACCTCCCTCGCGCTGGCCGGACACGACCTCGACCGCACCACACTCCTGATCCGCATCCTGACGGCGATCGCGCACGAGGCCGTACGCCTGCACGAGGGCCCCGAAGCGCTGGCGCGTGACTATCGCGAGCTGTGCCACACCCTCGGCAGACAGGTCCGGGTGGAACAGGCGGCCGGTCCGCTGGTCGGAGAGGCGATCGGCATCGACGACGACGGGGGTCTGATCGTGGCAGGCCCCGACGGACCGGTCACCGTGCATGCGGGGGACGTGGTGCACGTACGTGCCCAAAGCCACACGCAGTGAGAGGATCGTGTCGTGACCTTCCCAACGCGGCTCCTGAACGAGGGTGAGCACGTCGTCGTCCACACCCGCACCCACCCCAAGGCGCTGATCTTGCCGGTGTTCGGCGCAGTGGTCGTCGTGGCCCTGGCCATCCTGCTCGCCAGCGTGCTGCCCGAGGGGTTGTGGTGGGCCGCGGTGGCGGTTCTCGCCGGGGCGGCGGTGGTGTACGTCTTCGTGCTGCCTCTGATCCGTTGGCTGACCACGACCTACACCTTCACCAATCGTCGCTTCGTGAAGCGCTCGGGGTTCGTGGCCAAGGAAGGGCGCACCATCCCACTCAACCGGATCAGTGGGGTCGACTTCGAGATCGGCGTACTGGACCGGATGTTCGGTTGCGGGACGCTGGTCGTCTCCGACGCGAGCACCGACGGCCGGGTCGAACTCGACGACATCCCAGACGTGGAAGCCGTCCAGCTCAAGGTCTCCGAGCAACTGCACCAACTCAGCGGAGGCGGTCGTGGGGACGATGGAGCCTGAGGAACGTTCGGGATCTGCCCGGCTCGAAGAGACGATCCTGCACGGCGAGGCCGTCTATGACGCCGACCAGGTGTCGGCACAGACCGGGATCCCGCTCGACTTCGCCAAGCGGCTGTGGCGCGCGCTCGGCTTCCCCGAGCGCAACACCGAGATCGCCTTCAACGACGCCGACGTGGAGGCGCTGCGCTCGGTCGCACTGGGCGTCGATGTCGGCACCATCGACGCGGACCTCGCGGTCACCTTGACCCGTGCCCTCGGATCCACGATGGCGCGACTGGCGGACTGGCAGGTCGCGACGCTGATGTCGCGGCTGGAGGAGTTCGAGCGCACCGACCCCGCGGGAGAGAGCAGCCGTTGGGACGCCGCGTTGCAACTAGTGCAACGCCTCAACCCGCCCTTCGAGTTGTTGCTCGTCTACGCCTGGCGCCGACACCTGGCCGCCGCCGCGAGCCGGATCGAGGCGTTGGCCGCCAACGAGGCCGACTTGCAGACCGTCGAGTTGTCCGTCGGCTTCGCCGACATCGTGGCCTACACCGAACTGTCGAACGAGCTCGGCGCGATCCGCACCGGTGAACTCGTCGAGTTGTTCGAGTCGCGTTGCCACGACGTGGTCGCATCGGCCGACGGCAGGTTGATCAAGAGCATCGGCGACTCGGTGCTGTTCGTGAACTCCGATCCGGTGCGTGCCATCGAGACCGCCGAGGGGATCATCTCCGTGATCGGCCGCGACGCGCGGATGCCGGACGTACGCGTCGGGGTAGCGTCCGGCGCTGTCGTGATGCGCCTGGGCGACGTCTTCGGTGCGCCGGTGAATCTGGCGGCTCGTCTCACCACGGTGGCCAGACGCAACCGATTGATCATCGACGACGCCACGGCGGCCAAGCTGCCCGACGAACTTTTCGAGACCCGACGGCTCACCGAGCGTGCGGTGCGTGGCTTCGGGCTGGTCGAACCGGTGGTCGTACGCCGACGTTGAGCGACCCGAGGCGCGAAAACTGGGTGTAATTGGCAATCTGCACGGCACATTCGGGTTTTTTGGGTAAAGGAAAGATGAAAACCCTCCCGGTGTCCCACGACCGCACTTAGTTTAGATGAATGCATTCCGTCCAGAGCGTCCGGCTTGATCCCGTGGCCCGACGCGTGTGGGTTGATGATGTGGAGGTGGCGTTCTCCCGCAAGGAGTTCGATCTCCTCGAAGCGTTGATCAGCCGCCCGGGGGCGGTGGTGACGAGGCGGACCTTGATGGCCGAGGTGTGGAATTCGGACTTCTACTCCAGTTCCAAGACCATCGACGTGCATCTGGGCTGGGTGCGACGCAAGATCGGCGACAATCCGCGCGACCCGCATCTGATCACGACCCATCGCGGCGTCGGGCTGTGTTTCGAACCGGTCGACCCCCGCCGCCCGGCGGAGTGACCCAGCGCTCTCGCTAGCATCGCCTGCGTGTCGGACACCTCAGGCAACGTTGCCCGCTTGGCGATCATCGGCGGCGGTCAGTTGGCCCGGATGATGGCCGCGCCGGCCAACGCGATGGGACTCCCGCTGCGCCTGCTCGCGGAGGCCGAGGGCGTCAGCGCCGCGCAGGTGATCCCCGACCACCAGGTCGGCGACTATCGCGATCTCGCGTCCTTGCGCGCGATCACCCGGGGTTGTGACGTGGTGACGTTCGACCATGAGCATGTCCCGACCGAACACCTCCATGCGCTCGAGGGGGACGGGCTGGCCGTACGCCCCGGGCCTGAGGCTTTGGTCTATGCCCAGGACAAGGGGCTGATGCGTGAACGGCTGGCTGCACTCGACGTGCCCTGCCCGCGCAACGCGATCGTCACCGACGTTGCCGCGGTCGAGGAGTTCGGCCTGCCGTGCGTGCTGAAGACCACGCGCGGAGGGTACGACGGCAAGGGCGTGTGGTTCGTCTCCACGGCGGCCGACTGCGCCGAGGCATTCGAGGTCGCCGCACGCACGGGCGTACGCCTTCTTGCCGAGGAACGCGTCGACTTCACCCGCGAACTCTCCGCTCTCGTGGCGCGGGCGCCTAGCGGCCAGGCCGCTGCCTACCCGGTCGTGCAGACGACCCAGATCGACGGCATCTGCCGGGAAGTGATCGCCCCGGCGCCTGCGCTCGATGCCGATCTGGCCGCCCGCGCGCAACGGATCGCCCTCGACATCGCCGGTGCGCTGGGCGTGACCGGCATCCTGGCCGTCGAACTCTTCGAGACCCGTGACGGCCGGATCCTGGTCAACGAGTTGGCGATGCGCCCGCACAACACCGGGCACTGGTCCCAGGACGGCGCGGTGACCTCACAGTTCGAGAATCACCTGCGAGCGGTCTTGGACCTGCCACTCGGTGCCCCGACGGCACGAGCGCCGTGGACGGTGATGGTCAACATCCTGGGGGGCGAGGCGGAGACCGGCAGCCTGTGGGACGGCTATCCGCACGCGCTCGCGCGCGATCCCCGCCTGCGGGTGCACCTGTATGGCAAGGACCTGCGGCCGGGCCGCAAGGTCGGGCACGTCAATGCGTACGGCGACGACCTCGACGACTGTCTGGAGCGCGCGCGTCATGCAGCCGCCTGGTTCGCCGGTGAACTCGGCGAGGAGAGTGAGTGAGCAGATGAGGACGACTGACCCCGTGGTCGGCATCGTGATGGGTTCGGACTCGGACTGGCCGGTGATGCAGGCAGCTGCCGAAGCGTTGGAGGAGTTCGAGGTCGCCTATGAAGCCGACGTCGTCTCGGCGCACCGGATGCCCGACCGGATGCTGGCGTACGGTCGCGAGGCCGCGGATCGCGGGCTGCGGGCGATCATCGCGGGCGCCGGTGGTGCTGCTCACCTGCCGGGGATGTTGGCCGCGGTGACACCCCTGCCGGTGATCGGGGTGCCGGTGCCGCTCAAGCACCTCGACGGGATGGACTCCCTGCTCTCGATCGTGCAGATGCCCGCAGGGGTTCCCGTGGCCACCGTCTCGATCGGCAATGCGCGCAACGCCGGGTTGCTGGCCGTACGCATCCTGGCCGCGGCCGAGGCGGACCTGCGAGCCCGGATGGTCTCGTTCCAAGACGACCTGCGCCTGGCCGCGGAGGCCAAGGGCAGCGTCGTGCGCGGCGAGTGAGGTTCCGTAGGATCCGAGCATGAGTGACTTCCCGATGTATGCGCTGTCCGAGGAACACCAGGCGATCCGGGAGGCCGTTCGCGATCTGTGCGACGCCAAGGTCGCCCCCTACGCGGCCGTGGTGGACGAAGAGGCGCGCTACCCGCACGAAGCCGCGGCTGCCCTGTTGGCGGCCGACTTCCATGCTCCGCACGTGCCCGAGGAGTACGGCGGTGCCGGCGCGGACGCTCTGGCCACGTGCCTGGTGATCGAGGAGGTCGCGCGTGCCTGCGTGTCGTCCTCGCTGATCCCGGCGGTGAACAAACTCGGCTCGCTGCCCGTGCAGATCGCGGGATCGGAAGACCTCAAGAAGAAGTACCTCACCAAGCTCGCTGCCGGCGAGGGCGGTTTCTCGTACTGCCTCTCCGAGCCGGACGCCGGCTCGGACGCGGGCGGGATGAAGTGCACCGCCGTACGCGATGGCGACGACTGGGTCCTCAACGGCGTGAAGCGCTGGATCACCAACGCGGGGGAGTCGGAGTACTACACCGTGATGGCGGTGACCGACCCCGAGAAGAAGACTCGCGGCGGCATCAGCGCGTTCGTGGTCGAGAAATCCGACGACGGCGTCTCGTTCGGGGCGCCCGAGAAGAAGCTCGGCATCAAGGGCTCGCCGACCAAGGAGGTCTACCTCGACAACGTCCGGATCCCCGGTGACCGGATCATCGGCGAGGTCGGCTCTGGGTTCGCGACCGCGATGAAGACCCTCGACCACACCCGCGTCACCATCGCGGCCCAAGCCGTCGGTGTTGCTCAGGGCGCGCTGGACTACGCGCTCACGTACGCCCAGGAGCGTCAGCAGTTCGGCAAGTCGATCTCCGACTTCCAGGGCCTTCAGTTCCTGCTCGCCGACATGGGCATGAAGGTCGAGGCGGCACGGCAGTTGACGTACGCCGCTGCGGGACGCTCCGAGCGTGGCGACAAGGATCTGACGTTCTTCGGTGCTGCGGCCAAGTGCTTCGCCTCCGACACCGCCATGCAGGTGAGCGTCGACGCGGTCCAGGTGCTCGGCGGCTATGGCTACACCCGCGACTACCCGGTCGAGCGGATGATGCGGGATGCCAAGATCACCCAGATCTACGAAGGCACCAACCAGGTGCAGCGCATCGTGATGGCGCGCCAACTGCTCGCTGGGATTCAGTCGGAGATCTGACGCTCGCTGGCGTAGAGCCGGAAGAGGAAGTACGCCGCCACGGCACACAGCAGGTGCCACACCGCGTGCGCCTGGATCAGGGAGTGCGGGTCACACCAGCCGTGCTGGCCGAGGTTCCAGATCGCGAACGCCGTGAGCATCGAGCCGAGTGCCGCGAAGCCGTACGCCATGCGCCGCCGCGTCGCCCCGCGCCGCCAGCACAGCGTCTCGAAGACCACGGCCGCGATCAGCAGGGCGGCGAAGGCCAGGTTGCCGGCGTACTGCACGACCGGGATCGGCCGCGACCAGAGCCCGGCCACCTCGCACGCGGCGACACAGACGACGAAAGCAGCCGCGAACGCTGTCGGGCCGCGACGCGCCCAGCGAGCCCAGCCGTACGCGGCCGCGAATCCCGCCACCAGGTACATGCTCAGCATGTCGAGGTGTCCGCCCCACGCGCTCTGGGTGGCGTGCATGGCGGCCGAGGCCGGACCGAGCAGCACCACCACGCAGGCGTACGCCGTGGCGAGCGACCGGCTCAGCGTGCCCAGGAACTCGGGGCGTCCGGCCTGCCAGGCCGCCAGCAGCCCGGCGAGCACGAAGCCGACGTTGGACAGGGTGTTGGCGGGCTGCTTGATCAGGCCGTCGCGGGCGGCTTCACAGAAGACGGCGCCCCGGCCGACGTCCGGGCCCAGCCAGCCGTACGTCATCGCCAGCGCGAGCAGCCCGATCGAGAGTGACGCCGTGAGTCCCGCGGCGATCAGTGGACGGTGGTCGGGCATGATCAGAGCATGACAGTGGCAGGTCCTGGAGTGGTCGGCAACAGCGGTCGTTATGAGTTGTCCCGAACCTTGGGTCCACGCCCCGCCGACTTCGTGTTGGCCGGTGAGCCGCTGCCCCTGGCGGGGACCATGCGGGTCTACACCTGCGGCATCACGCCCTACGACGTCACCCACCTGGGACATGCGGCGACCTTCGCCTGGGCTGATCTGCTGCTCACCTTGGCACGTGCCGTCGACCTCAAGACCGTGAGTTGTCGCAACGTCACCGATGTCGACGACGTGCTTACCGAGGCGGCGGAGCGGCACAGCAGGCACTACGACGAGTTCGCGGTCACCCAGGAGTTCCTCTTCGACCGGGACATGCGCGATCTGTCCATCGCACGCCCGGATATCGCCCCACGCGCCCACACCCACGTCAACCAGGTCATCCAACTGACCGAAGCGCTGCTGCGACTCGGGCAGGCGTACGAAGTCGGTGGCACGGTGTTCTTCACCGCTCCCGCCTCCTTGTCGCACGGTGGCCTGGAGGAGGCTCAGGCGTTGGCGGCGCTGCGCGAATTCGGCGACGAGATCGAAGGGCGTCGCACGCCGTGGGACGTCGCCTTGTGGCGCCCGTCCGGCGAGGACCATCCGGCCTGGCCGAGCCCGTGGGGTTGGGGCCGCCCGGCCTGGCACGTCGAATGTGCCGCGATGGCCGCCACCGTCTTCGGCTCGGGAGTCGACGTGCTCGTCGGAGGCGCCGACCTGGCGTTCCCGCACCATGCCTATCAGGCCGCGATGGTAGAGGCGCTCAGCGGCGCCGCACCGTTCGCCCGGCGCCAGGTGCACGTCGGGACGGTGTGTGTGGACGGGGCGAAGATGGCCAAGTCCACCGGCAACCTGGTCCTGGTCCGCGACCTGCTCGCCCAGCACAGCGCGGCAGCCGTACGCCTGCTGCTGCTCGATCGCCGGTGGTCCGAGCCGTGGACCTATGAGGTC
This DNA window, taken from Nocardioides sp., encodes the following:
- a CDS encoding class I tRNA ligase family protein; the protein is MTVAGPGVVGNSGRYELSRTLGPRPADFVLAGEPLPLAGTMRVYTCGITPYDVTHLGHAATFAWADLLLTLARAVDLKTVSCRNVTDVDDVLTEAAERHSRHYDEFAVTQEFLFDRDMRDLSIARPDIAPRAHTHVNQVIQLTEALLRLGQAYEVGGTVFFTAPASLSHGGLEEAQALAALREFGDEIEGRRTPWDVALWRPSGEDHPAWPSPWGWGRPAWHVECAAMAATVFGSGVDVLVGGADLAFPHHAYQAAMVEALSGAAPFARRQVHVGTVCVDGAKMAKSTGNLVLVRDLLAQHSAAAVRLLLLDRRWSEPWTYEVSMLDEAADRLERLRVSAGRRGSEAGRDEVIAALLADLDVPRALDVAEESGGPAARAALDLLKL